The genomic stretch GTCGACCAGGGTCCCAGCATGAAACGGATCAGCCCCCGCGCTCAAGGCCGCGCCGATGTCATCAAGAAGCGCATGAGCCACATCACCGTCATTGTCGCCGAAAAGCCCGCCAAGCCCGCAGCCGCCAAGAAGGACCCCAAAGCCGCTGCTGCAAAGGCCGACGCCAACGCCGGGACGAAGGAGGGATAAGCTGTGGGTCAAAAGGTCAATCCGAAAGGATTGCGGATTGGCATCATCAAAGACTGGGATGCCCGGTGGTTCGCCGGAAAAAACTATGCCGAACTGCTGCATGAAGACCTCAAAATCCGCAAATTTGTCAAATCGAAGCTCTACGCCGCCGGCATTCCCCGCATCGAGATCGAGCGGGCCGCCAACCGCGTCAAGGTGACCATCCACACTGCCAAGCCGGGCATCGTCATCGGTCGCGGCGGCGCCGAAGTGGAAAACCTGCGCAAAGAGCTGGAAAAAATGACGGGTCGCGCCGTCAACATCAATATCGCTGAAGTTAAAAAGCCTGAACTGGATGCCCAACTCGTCGCTGAGAACGTGGCAGCCCAGCTCGAAAAGCGAACCTCCTTCCGCCGAGCCATGAAACAGTCCGTCGGCCGCACCATGCGCCTTGGCGCAGAAGGCATCAAGATCATGGTCTCCGGTCGTCTCGGCGGCGCTGAGATCGCCCGGACTGAATGGTACAACGAAGGCAAGGTTCCCCTCCACACCCTCCGCGCCGACATCGACTACGGCTTTGCGGAAGCCCGCACCACCTACGGCATCATCGGTGTCAAGGTGTGGATCTACAAAGGCGAAATCCTGCCGGGCGCCAAGAACCGCACCGGCGAAAGCCGTGAACCTGCCGAGCGCGCTGAGCGTCCCGAACGTTCCGAACGTCGCGATCGCCGCCCCCGTGGTGACCGCCGGCCGCCTGCCGCCGCGGAAGGAGGGAAATAACCCATGTTGCTGCCGAAACGCGTCAAATGGCGTCGGGTGCAACGAGGCCGTCTGAAAGGCAAGTCCAAAGGCGGCAACAGCGTCGCCTTTGGTGAATATGGCCTGCAAGCCCTGGAAGCGGCCTGGATCACCAGCCGCCAGATCGAAGCCGCTCGTATCGCCATGACCCGCTACATCAAACGGGGCGGTAAAGTCTGGATCAAGATTTTCCCCGACAAGCCTATCACCGCCAAGCCGGCTGAAACCCGGATGGGTTCCGGTAAAGGCTCCCCTGAATACTGGGTTGCCGTTGTCAAACCGGGCCGGATCATGTTTGAGCTGGCCGGCGTTCCTGAAGATACCGCCAAGGAAGCCATGCGCCTGGCCATGCACAAGCTGCCCATCAAGTGCAAGTTTGTAAAACGGGAAGAAGTGGGTGGTGAAGCGAATGAAAGCTAAAGAACTGCATGACCTGAGCACGGAAGAACTGCAGAAAAAGCTGATTGACTTCAAAGACGAACTCTTCCGCCTCCGCTTTCAACTTGCTACCCAACAGTTGGAGAACCCCATGCGGATCCGGGACGTGCGCAAAAACATCGCCCGGACGCAGACAGTCCTCCGTCAACGAGAACTGGAAGCCCAAAAGGCTTAGTGCAGCGGGTAAGGAGGTAAGAAGCAGTGTCCGAACGTGCCGAACGCAAGACTCGCATCGGTAAAGTCACGAGCAACAAGATGGAAAAGACCGTCGTTGTCGCCGTAGAAAGCCGCATCCAGCACCCTCTGTACGGCCGTACCGTTAAAAAGACGAAGAAATTCAAGGCCCATGATGAAGAAAACGCCTGTCAAATCGGCGATGTCGTAGAAATCATGGAAACACGTCCCCTCTCCAAGGAGAAGCGCTGGCGGGTCGTTCGTATCGTCGAAAAAGCCGTCATCGTATAAACCACGGCATAGGAGGTTACCGTCGTGATCCAGCAAGAAACTCGACTCCGGGTCGGTGACAACACCGGAGCCAAAGAGTTGTTGTGCATCCGTGTGTTGGGCGGCTCCTACCGGAGGTATGCCTCTGTCGGCGACATCATCGTCGCTTCCGTCAAAGAGGCAACGCCCGGCGGCGTGGTGAAAAAGGGAGACGTCGTCAAAGCCGTGGTTGTCCGGACTCGGAAACCGATCAAACGGCCTGACGGCTCCTACATCCGCTTCAGCGAGAACGCCGCAGTCATCATCAATGAACAAAAAAACCCGAAGGGGACCCGTATCTTCGGGCCCGTGGCCCGCGAACTTCGCGACCGCGATTTCATGAAGATCATTTCGTTGGCCCCCGAAGTACTGTAGGGTGGAGGTGAAAGCACCATGGCCAACCCGAAAGTCCATGTAAGAAAAGGCGATCTGGTACAGGTCATCACCGGCAAGGACGCTGGCAAAAAAGGCAAAATCATTGAAGTGATTCCCGCCAAAAACCGGGTTGTCGTTGAGAAAGTCAACATCGTCAAACGGCACTCGAAGCCCAGCAAGACCAATCCCCAAGGCGGCATCATCGAAAAAGAAGCGCCCATCGACGCTTCCAACGTGATGATCTTCTGCCCCAAATGTGACCGGCCGGTGCGCAGCGGTCACAAGTTCCTGGAAAACGGCGACAAGGCTCGCATCTGCCGCAAATGCGGTGACGTGCTTGACAAAGATAAGTAAAGCCTCGTCCGAGAGGAGGTCAGCAGATTGGCCCGTCTGAAAGAGAAAATCCAAACCGATGTCAACGCTGCCATGATGCAGCGGTTCGGATATAAAAACGTCATGCAGATCCCCCGCCTGGAAAAAGTCGTCGTCAACATGGGCCTTGGGGAAGCGATTCAAAACCCCAAAGGTCTCGACGCTGCCGTAGGCGACCTGACCCGCATCACCGGTCAGAAACCGGTCATCACGACGGCGAAGAAATCCATCGCCGGCTTCAAACTGCGGGAAGGCATGAAGATCGGCTGCAAGGTGACCCTGCGCGGCGACAAGATGTACGACTTCGTCGACAAGCTGGTCAACCTGTCTCTGCCCCGCGTCCGCGACTTCCGCGGCGTCAGTCCCAAGTCCTTCGACGGTCGC from Heliomicrobium modesticaldum Ice1 encodes the following:
- the rpsC gene encoding 30S ribosomal protein S3, with the protein product MGQKVNPKGLRIGIIKDWDARWFAGKNYAELLHEDLKIRKFVKSKLYAAGIPRIEIERAANRVKVTIHTAKPGIVIGRGGAEVENLRKELEKMTGRAVNINIAEVKKPELDAQLVAENVAAQLEKRTSFRRAMKQSVGRTMRLGAEGIKIMVSGRLGGAEIARTEWYNEGKVPLHTLRADIDYGFAEARTTYGIIGVKVWIYKGEILPGAKNRTGESREPAERAERPERSERRDRRPRGDRRPPAAAEGGK
- the rplP gene encoding 50S ribosomal protein L16, with product MLLPKRVKWRRVQRGRLKGKSKGGNSVAFGEYGLQALEAAWITSRQIEAARIAMTRYIKRGGKVWIKIFPDKPITAKPAETRMGSGKGSPEYWVAVVKPGRIMFELAGVPEDTAKEAMRLAMHKLPIKCKFVKREEVGGEANES
- the rpmC gene encoding 50S ribosomal protein L29 gives rise to the protein MKAKELHDLSTEELQKKLIDFKDELFRLRFQLATQQLENPMRIRDVRKNIARTQTVLRQRELEAQKA
- the rpsQ gene encoding 30S ribosomal protein S17, which gives rise to MSERAERKTRIGKVTSNKMEKTVVVAVESRIQHPLYGRTVKKTKKFKAHDEENACQIGDVVEIMETRPLSKEKRWRVVRIVEKAVIV
- the rplN gene encoding 50S ribosomal protein L14, which codes for MIQQETRLRVGDNTGAKELLCIRVLGGSYRRYASVGDIIVASVKEATPGGVVKKGDVVKAVVVRTRKPIKRPDGSYIRFSENAAVIINEQKNPKGTRIFGPVARELRDRDFMKIISLAPEVL
- the rplX gene encoding 50S ribosomal protein L24; its protein translation is MANPKVHVRKGDLVQVITGKDAGKKGKIIEVIPAKNRVVVEKVNIVKRHSKPSKTNPQGGIIEKEAPIDASNVMIFCPKCDRPVRSGHKFLENGDKARICRKCGDVLDKDK
- the rplE gene encoding 50S ribosomal protein L5, with product MARLKEKIQTDVNAAMMQRFGYKNVMQIPRLEKVVVNMGLGEAIQNPKGLDAAVGDLTRITGQKPVITTAKKSIAGFKLREGMKIGCKVTLRGDKMYDFVDKLVNLSLPRVRDFRGVSPKSFDGRGNYTLGLKEQLIFPEIEYDKIDRLRGMDVTFVTTAKTDEEARELLRLIGMPFRAE